From Salinirubellus salinus, the proteins below share one genomic window:
- a CDS encoding E3 ubiquitin ligase family protein, whose protein sequence is MADVQAGQRTKLVGTVAAAEAGTPFDAGFAGVPTLAAQYVVVEVRPDGDGGTEERQVYDGTRAVPCELTDGTGSVLVDPDPETVDASGDHHDSIRVEKGEEPPERVKQFLRTTADVDGVFEGVDVGPFNVGGRTRYYREWRVEPGDEVLVYGTGDRDPDADWGESLVVRTDEADDGLFTNYSPAEYANKSLLSTAGYLGVGSLLLVWPFAVLAYMLLEMGVF, encoded by the coding sequence GTGGCCGACGTCCAGGCCGGCCAGCGGACGAAACTCGTCGGGACCGTCGCGGCGGCCGAGGCAGGCACCCCCTTCGACGCCGGGTTCGCGGGCGTTCCGACGCTCGCGGCCCAGTACGTCGTCGTCGAGGTCCGGCCGGACGGCGACGGCGGCACCGAGGAACGCCAGGTTTACGACGGCACCCGCGCGGTCCCGTGTGAACTCACGGACGGTACCGGGAGCGTCCTCGTCGACCCGGACCCGGAGACGGTGGACGCGAGCGGCGATCACCACGACTCCATCCGGGTGGAGAAGGGCGAGGAACCGCCCGAACGGGTGAAGCAGTTCCTCCGGACGACGGCGGACGTCGACGGCGTGTTCGAGGGGGTCGACGTCGGTCCGTTCAACGTCGGCGGCCGGACCCGGTACTACCGTGAGTGGCGGGTCGAACCGGGCGACGAGGTGCTGGTCTACGGCACCGGTGACCGCGACCCGGACGCCGACTGGGGCGAGAGCCTCGTCGTCCGCACGGACGAGGCGGACGACGGCCTGTTCACCAACTACTCGCCCGCCGAGTACGCGAACAAGAGCCTGCTCTCCACCGCGGGGTACCTCGGGGTGGGGTCGCTGTTGCTGGTGTGGCCGTTCGCGGTGCTCGCGTACATGTTGCTGGAGATGGGCGTGTTCTGA